From the Solanum pennellii chromosome 4, SPENNV200 genome, one window contains:
- the LOC107016046 gene encoding zinc-finger homeodomain protein 5, with the protein MALGGGNEEKEMRISGFQNIDLVSPGGGAAPDVVVVGAAPHNNSTTGSNKLNKGTSTVRGRYRECLKNHAANIGGNVTDGCGEFMPSGEEGTLEALKCAACNCHRNFHRKEIPNNVGGVGGDNNNNAGIMVVHPLQLPQPLPSPLPSLNHHHHHHHQHGGRSIWTTMPPQPVKMAFGGSGGGSGATDSSSEELNFNTYHHQQATSVPPQQPFMLAKKRFRTKFSQEQKEKMLEFAEKLGWRIPREDDTEVQRFCSQVGVKRQVFKVWMHNNKNPSSAKKNIIQEDQP; encoded by the exons atggCATTAGGTGGTGGTAATGAGGAAAAAGAGATGAGAATTTCAGGTTTTCAAAATATAGATCTTGTCTCACCTGGTGGTGGTGCAGCGCCTGACGTAGTCGTCGTCGGCGCTGCACCACACAATAATTCCACCACTGGATCTAATAAATTGAACAAGGGAACTAGTACAGTGAGAGGTAGATATCGTGAGTGCTTGAAAAATCATGCTGCTAATATTGGTGGAAATGTTACGGATGGATGTGGTGAGTTTATGCCTAGTGGGGAAGAAGGTACACTCGAAGCTTTGAAATGTGCAGCTTGTAATTGTCATAGGAATTTTCATAGAAAAGAAATACCTAACAACGTTGGTGGTGTTGGtggtgataataataataatgcgGGGATTATGGTTGTGCATCCATTACAGCTACCACAACCACTACCTTCTCCGTTACCGTCGTTGAatcatcatcaccaccatcACCATCAACACGGAGGAAGATCAATTTGGACTACTATGCCACCTCAGCCTGTCAAAATGGCCTTCGGAG GTAGCGGCGGAGGAAGTGGGGCAACAGACTCATCAAGTGAAGAACTTAAtttcaacacatatcatcatcaacaagCTACATCAGTACCTCCACAACAACCATTTATGTTGGCTAAGAAAAGATTTAGGACAAAATTTAGTCaagaacaaaaggaaaaaatgttgGAATTTGCTGAAAAATTAGGTTGGAGAATTCCAAGAGAAGATGATACTGAAGTACAAAGATTTTGCTCACAAGTTGGAGTCAAGAGACAGGTTTTTAAGGTTTGGATGCATAATAATAAGAACCCTTCTTctgctaaaaaaaatataatacaagaaGATCaaccttaa